A window of the Pelagicoccus enzymogenes genome harbors these coding sequences:
- a CDS encoding zinc metallopeptidase codes for MFAFLILIIPTFILAFWAQNKVRSAYGKYVQVPSRGNITGREAAAAVMQKAGIYDVEIVQVRGELTDHYDPINKRLALSEHNYNGTSLAALGVAAHEAGHAVQHKIGYSMLKARMAMIPVTNIAAGLMPFVMFGPLFLFGAGLGSMFLKIGVACYLVMTAFHLITLPVEFDASRRAKQELVSLGILGQDELVGVNKTLDAAAWTYVAAFVTSLGYLIYLLSMLGGNRD; via the coding sequence ATGTTTGCATTTCTCATTCTCATCATTCCGACCTTCATCCTGGCCTTCTGGGCCCAGAACAAGGTCCGCTCAGCTTACGGCAAGTATGTGCAGGTCCCGTCTCGGGGAAACATCACAGGCCGGGAGGCTGCAGCTGCGGTGATGCAAAAGGCGGGTATCTACGACGTGGAGATCGTCCAGGTGCGTGGCGAGTTGACCGACCATTACGATCCGATCAACAAGCGCTTGGCCTTGAGCGAGCACAATTACAACGGCACGAGCCTCGCGGCTTTGGGCGTCGCAGCCCACGAAGCGGGTCATGCGGTGCAGCACAAGATCGGCTATTCGATGTTGAAGGCGCGCATGGCGATGATCCCCGTGACCAACATCGCGGCTGGCCTGATGCCGTTCGTCATGTTCGGCCCGCTCTTCCTTTTCGGGGCTGGCTTGGGCTCGATGTTTTTGAAAATCGGCGTGGCCTGTTACTTGGTGATGACCGCGTTTCACTTGATCACCTTGCCGGTGGAGTTTGACGCGAGCCGTCGGGCCAAGCAGGAGCTGGTATCCCTGGGTATTTTGGGCCAAGACGAGCTGGTGGGCGTCAACAAAACCCTGGACGCTGCAGCCTGGACTTACGTTGCTGCGT
- a CDS encoding integron integrase, with the protein MKKSAADAPAWLKRARSSWNSTETPPPSRRWTAYWVKKFLVYLERRNGGAPPDGVPSMGVVSSFLRFIVENWEVEDWQSEQARESLEWFARVAGFRGGAAARGGSASPAGKGARPDGPRREASGPALAEPEAGVSRVGARDREASPDLGGTVERVSGVKADVPELPQPWLLDNRLPGRFSKWGDMLVAESRKRGHAIRTESTYSQWCARFSEWWKRVAKEGVPAPEVGALAEVVEAAVVGFLDYLAVEKCSSESTQKQALNAVSFLVTKTLGLEALDFTGFVRGKAKRNLPVVLSVDEVQRLLLQMEGETRLAAELLYGGGLRLMEGVRLRLKDLDLEYGTILVRDGKGAKDRVVPLGKSVLPALRRQIEFVQAQHVKDLKEGFGDVYMPPNLAKKWPKAGKDVIWQYLFPSKRMQKDPRSDAQRRHHMTDRKLRDAVKKASRAAGIMKRVTPHTLRHSFATHLLEKHYDIRTVQELMGHASVETTMIYTHVMNRPGLHVVSPVDDLSLGGGEPDGGAAF; encoded by the coding sequence ATGAAGAAATCCGCCGCTGACGCTCCAGCGTGGCTGAAACGCGCCCGCTCGTCTTGGAATTCCACGGAAACCCCTCCTCCTTCCCGCCGCTGGACCGCTTATTGGGTTAAGAAGTTTCTGGTTTATTTGGAACGCCGGAACGGCGGGGCTCCACCGGATGGGGTGCCGTCGATGGGGGTCGTGTCGTCGTTTTTGCGGTTCATCGTAGAGAATTGGGAGGTGGAGGACTGGCAGTCGGAGCAGGCTCGGGAGTCCTTGGAGTGGTTTGCTCGGGTTGCGGGCTTTCGGGGCGGGGCGGCTGCCCGAGGAGGCTCGGCGTCGCCGGCTGGCAAGGGCGCGAGGCCGGATGGTCCGAGGCGCGAGGCTTCCGGACCTGCCTTGGCAGAGCCCGAGGCGGGGGTGTCGCGCGTTGGCGCTCGCGACCGGGAAGCCTCGCCGGACCTGGGAGGTACGGTGGAGAGGGTTTCGGGAGTGAAGGCGGATGTCCCCGAGCTTCCGCAGCCTTGGCTTCTGGACAATCGCCTTCCGGGCCGCTTTTCGAAATGGGGGGACATGCTGGTTGCGGAATCGCGCAAGAGGGGGCATGCCATCCGGACGGAGAGTACGTACTCGCAGTGGTGCGCGAGGTTTTCCGAGTGGTGGAAAAGGGTGGCGAAGGAGGGGGTTCCTGCTCCGGAGGTAGGCGCGCTGGCCGAGGTCGTGGAGGCTGCGGTCGTTGGGTTCTTGGACTATTTGGCGGTGGAGAAGTGCTCTTCCGAAAGCACGCAGAAGCAGGCGCTCAACGCGGTTTCGTTTCTAGTGACGAAGACCTTGGGGCTGGAGGCGTTGGACTTTACCGGTTTCGTGAGGGGGAAGGCGAAGCGGAACTTGCCTGTGGTGCTGAGCGTGGACGAGGTGCAGCGGCTTTTGCTGCAAATGGAGGGGGAGACGCGCCTCGCGGCGGAGCTGCTTTACGGGGGCGGCTTGCGCCTGATGGAGGGGGTGAGGCTGCGGCTGAAGGACTTGGACTTGGAGTACGGGACGATTCTGGTGAGGGACGGAAAGGGGGCCAAGGACCGGGTGGTGCCGTTGGGGAAGTCGGTCTTGCCGGCGCTGCGACGGCAGATCGAGTTCGTGCAGGCCCAGCATGTGAAGGATTTGAAGGAGGGCTTCGGCGACGTCTACATGCCGCCGAACCTGGCGAAGAAGTGGCCTAAGGCGGGCAAGGACGTGATCTGGCAGTACCTGTTCCCTAGCAAGCGCATGCAGAAGGACCCAAGGAGCGATGCGCAGCGGAGGCATCACATGACGGACCGCAAGTTGCGGGACGCGGTCAAGAAGGCTTCGCGGGCCGCGGGCATCATGAAGCGTGTGACGCCGCATACCTTGAGGCACAGCTTTGCGACGCATTTGCTAGAGAAGCATTACGACATCAGGACGGTTCAGGAGCTGATGGGGCATGCCTCGGTGGAGACGACCATGATCTACACGCACGTGATGAACCGGCCGGGCTTGCACGTGGTGAGCCCGGTGGACGACTTGTCGCTGGGCGGCGGCGAACCGGATGGGGGCGCGGCGTTTTAG